The following are from one region of the Vanessa atalanta chromosome 5, ilVanAtal1.2, whole genome shotgun sequence genome:
- the LOC125063880 gene encoding protein javelin has protein sequence MGAGHSAEGDGGATSDPPAHDRRKTHSRRRRHSVDSVASYSSQNHVDRIRTQNFSAASCQDEGDFGSIKTSLFRRSSSNLEYPIKRPESVTSNTSSTRSRLRELVERKSGQDEHKPAANTVADIQYFENPSETLEFDKPRNSLESKKNQDDRLKKKKSSKIKDSENKNKKQEKYQSKLAEYYKIPVQLPQDEFYQHLTRSKAAEEFLQKRFPNSDTEFSGSYGRLCKHKEIEGSNLRRSRSLAVIREETFTDLQLQNHPKSKRSQLIPRARLFDKPCFRDRLTGRTKYQTKEEVLEGIYIDSTVSCFADINRSKPEEESLNQQDNEEYRSEKEDTISRNESHQSRSVCGSWPNLNEDTKQTNLSEDSIGHSRNPSEIDSLDSNYVRKHYNFEAHLKNYNSSPETERSIASQNHSKELYITTDDHDSDNEVEDRPKTPKSLNNSCGSDTLGELNITKEVSTNFEEEPDAYDEISLKSKQSGKETVSENLISREEKEQSKDSDNRSVISENDGTISSPTDSITSYISISIASSTDKSHKLEYLANSLAEKIDEYCDSHFQENISLNSKTINSEIQTYETDPIYTSVQKKTTFADIKKDSNKNNEFSQDTVTKTPSNEFYVSNTFIGCNDYEREDYCTSSRNITTEPFVTTLIENQYYSLPDINISKCLRKSERIDARLREEDPEDIICENTYEVAQTHFREILSKKTNENYGHLNKVNISYGNNKNIKVNSGDYLPEEPEPQIIQNFSKLEDDLKSIITIDSSNADDSNSIHYYQLDHHQNEREINEIEGTIRNNKLITKSESLRLASNVIHKPEVKILKSLSNDNINKSIQGRKIKTGIKKHYSLRQRNPTDDDNFRLPSPSTVERTVINKSESSVSKLSFSEQIKNHSLLSRVQSFKTSAESKIAIVPLSGHQTIVIDPPLSHKESETKEQTIILNEEVVSNLKPKVDSSILETEINSIESNKKTKTNNINKTEINDNIAKDPFITIKLKKVVKKTIPKLNCVTYDNTSVTRQQFQKPPLKLIINDNKNLNSKTNLPTIKSEKNMTRPQVLQVIDSKSKKQQNKVIINSQRIERNCETREENKDVKIENNVKEKLNNAIKTDMEYQEKINSVKNYWSKLIDKSPENTNKQDSLEKTEISDISNDSHIVEENKLNNEDISNIHTPEVSVGSIIKSLESVKIVDSIKKISQTKLHLWKDESEKVKSDTEIEETPVEKIFKENTTTIYDNPTPDKILKKPEIEMTRDTPEIEIVELSSEDNQNQKTQATLIKAKGYEKGCDEFDHVRYKVMKSELFKNSMIANYRKEAQFDGLLQYLQDYSFQELLVNNNIVIIEPVRTKVEPAPRKNTNTETCKIPPTMLKKHEYTSHVDKSKNAIRRHFFYHPIRVNKEIIEEELPNPDTVKKVRNLFEDTLKMKSPMGHDPPLLEDNSGLARRATSYRNLSEETKSSKVSGKKKIIKQLTIDTNFGIKKWDNASLSSGVSSGDLSSNNEYETDGLSPYSQKTLKDNVYSSSDEYLCDSASQDFCCESQYVSPDILKKIRECGTSVTYYGGKVLNSKTGSTVSPMTKAIMEEIKSLQKNCSRDCYSCQTKCKGERCSCLVADKHQQMVSEKQTTDKYVNFENNQNLEKNKRAEGFPGFKFKLVKSNSCSSRLELTGTDETKSSRFKFRKQNSKEDPPIVYDDENSVKNKICRLESYSKGIVNTPFQQKDGDIKSKTNGTIENGQIGNLKKSKMFDLTNEIENQKVVKDLNSANNIQESIDADNSTLGNKQINEDNFEKKFYYVNENKEQNRVPTEKFGEMVFEEFEVLETCYDSLNSNRSLK, from the exons gcACTCGGTGGACTCGGTCGCGTCGTATTCTAGTCAGAATCACGTTGACCGTATAAGGACTCAAAATTTCTCAGCGGCTTCTTGTCAAGACGAAGGCGACTTCGGGTCGATCAAGACTAGCCTGTTTAGACGTTCATCTTCTAATCTAGAATATCCAATTAAACGGCCAGAGAGCGTCACGTCCAACACAAGTTCCACAAGAAGCCGCCTCCGAGAACTTGTCGAAAGGAAATCGGGTCAGGACGAACATAAGCCCGCGGCAAACACCGTCGCtgatatacaatattttgaaaatcCTTCAGAAACTCTTGAATTTGACAAGCCACGTAACTCTCTAGAATCAAAAAAGAATCAGGACGATCgccttaaaaaaaagaaatcgtcTAAAATCAAAGAttccgaaaataaaaataaaaaacaagaaaaatatcaaagtaagctcgctgaatattataaaattcctgTGCAACTCCCTCAAGACgaattttatcaacatttaacGCGGTCGAAAGCTGCCGAGGAATTTCTACAAAAACGTTTTCCAAATTCAGACACAGAGTTTAGTGGTAGTTACGGGCGACTATGCAAGCATAAAGAAATAGAAGGATCTAATTTACGTCGAAGCCGAAGCTTGGCAGTAATAAGAGAAGAGACTTTTACAGATCTTCAGCTTCAAAACCACCCCAAAAGCAAGAGGTCACAACTCATACCACGTGCTCGATTATTTGACAAGCCTTGTTTTAGAGACAG ATTAACTGGACGTACTAAATACCAAACAAAAGAGGAAGTGTTAGAAGGAATTTATATTGATAGTACCGTCTCTTGTTTTGCTGATATAAATAGATCAAAACCAGAAGAAGAATCTTTAAATCAACAAGATAACGAAGAATATAGATCAGAAAAAGAAGACACCATATCACGAAACGAAAGTCATCAGTCAAGGTCCGTTTGCGGAAGTTGGCCAAACTTAAACGAAGATACCAAGCAAACAAATCTTTCTGAAGACAGCATCGGTCACTCGCGAAACCCGAGTGAAATAGATAGTTTAGATTCTAACTACGTAAGGAAGCATTACAATTTTGAAGCacacttaaaaaattataacagttCACCAGAAACAGAAAGATCCATTGCTTCACAAAATCATAGCAAAGAACTATACATAACTACTGATGATCACGATAGTGATAACGAAGTTGAAGATCGACCTAAAACGccaaaatctttaaataatagttgCGGCTCTGACACACTTGGTGAACTAAATATCACTAAAGAAGTCTCAACTAATTTTGAAGAAGAACCAGATGCCTACGacgaaatatcattaaaaagtaaacaaagcGGAAAAGAAACCGTTAGTGAAAATTTGATCAGTAGAGAAGAGAAAGAGCAAAGCAAAGATAGTGATAATCGATCAGTTATATCTGAGAATGATGGTACTATATCTAGTCCAACTGATAGCATAACATCATACATATCTATTTCTATTGCTTCATCTACTGATAAATCTCATAAATTAGAATACTTAGCCAATTCTCTTGCTGAAAAAATTGATGAATATTGTGATTCACATTTTCAGGAAAATATTTCACTGAattcaaaaactattaattcTGAGATTCAAACTTACGAAACTGATCCAATTTACACGTCTGTTCAGAAAAAAACAACATTCGCTGATATAAAAAaggattcaaataaaaataacgaatttaGCCAAGACACGGTAACGAAGACACCATCTAATGAATTTTATGTAAGTAATACTTTCATTGGATGTAACGATTATGAAAGAGAAGATTACTGTACATCTTCAAGGAATATAACAACTGAACCTTTTGTAACGACTCTTATAGAAAATCAATACTATTCTTTAcctgatataaatataagtaaatgtttGAGAAAATCTGAAAGAATTGATGCTCGACTAAGGGAAGAAGATCCAGAGGACATTATTTGTGAAAACACGTATGAAGTAGCACAAACTCATTTTCGTGAAATATTATCCAAAAAAACTAACGAAAATTACGGCCATCTAAACAAAGTAAACATTTCTTATGGTaacaataagaatattaaagtaaattctgGTGACTATCTACCAGAAGAACCAGAAccacaaataattcaaaatttttcAAAACTCGAAGACGACTTGAAGTCTATAATAACTATAGATAGCTCTAATGCAGATGACTCTAACTCTATACATTATTATCAATTGGATCATCATCAAAACGAAAgagaaattaatgaaatagaAGGAACCATTAGAAACAATAAATTGATTACTAAATCTGAAAGCCTAAGGCTTGCTTCTAATGTTATACATAAACcagaagtaaaaatattaaaatctttgtcaaacgataatataaacaaatcaatacaaggaagaaaaataaaaaccggaataaaaaaacactattcCCTTCGACAACGTAACCCTACGGATGATGACAATTTTCGTCTACCTAGTCCAAGCACTGTAGAAAGgactgttataaataaatcagaatCATCTGTTTCTAAATTGTCATTTAGTgagcaaataaaaaatcattcgcTACTTTCACGAGTACAATCTTTCAAAACATCAGCTGAATCGAAAATTGCTATTGTACCACTTAGCGGTCACCAGACAATTGTCATTGATCCGCCTCTATCACACAAAGAATCCGAGACCAAagaacaaacaattattttaaacgaagAGGTAGTATCAAACTTAAAGCCAAAAGTTGATTCTAGTATACtagaaacagaaataaattctatagaatcaaataaaaagacaaagaccaataacataaataaaacagaaataaatgataacataGCAAAAGATCcctttataacaattaaacttaaaaaagtagtaaaaaagACTATTCCCAAATTAAACTGTGTAACTTATGATAATACCTCAGTTACTCGACAACAATTTCAAAAGCCTcctttaaaacttattataaacgATAATAAAAATCTGAATTCTAAAACCAATTTGCCAACCATTAAATCCGAAAAAAACATGACGCGGCCACAAGTACTACAAGTTATTGAttctaaaagtaaaaaacaacaaaacaaagtcataattaatagtcaaagAATTGAAAGAAATTGCGAGACAAGAGAAGAAAATAAAGacgttaaaatagaaaataatgtaaaagaaAAGCTTAATAACGCAATAAAAACAGACATGGAATATCAAGAAAAAATTAATTCAGTTAAAAACTACTGGTCTAAACTCATTGATAAATCTccagaaaatacaaataaacaagattCTTTGGAAAAAACAGAAATATCAGATATTTCTAATGACAGTCATATTGTCgaagaaaataaacttaataatgaGGATATTAGTAACATACACACACCAGAAGTTTCAGTTGGTAGTATTATTAAATCTTTGGAAAGTGTTAAAATTGTTGACagtataaagaaaataagcCAAACAAAACTACACCTTTGGAAAGATGAATCAGAAAAAGTTAAAAGCGACACTGAAATAGAAGAGACTCCAGTAGAAAAAATTTTCAAGGAAAATACAACTACTATCTATGACAATCCTACGCctgataaaatacttaaaaaacctGAAATAGAAATGACGAGAGATACGCCAGAAATTGAAATAGTCGAATTAAGCAGTGaagataatcaaaatcaaaagacaCAAGCAACGCTCATTAAAGCAAAAGGTTATGAAAAAGGATGCGATGAATTCGATCATGTCAGATATAAAGTTATGAAGTCTGAATTGTTTAAAAACAGTATGATAGCTAACTATAGGAAAGAAGCTCAATTTGATGGTCTTTTACAATATCTTCAAGATTACAGTTTTCAAGAAttacttgttaataataatatagtaattattgaaCCTGTAAGAACAAAAGTCGAACCAGCCCccagaaaaaatacaaataccgAAACGTGTAAAATACCCCctacaatgttaaaaaaacatgaatacaCTTCCCATGTCGATAAATCTAAAAATGCAATtcgaagacattttttttatcatcctaTAAgggtaaataaagaaattatagaaGAAGAACTCCCTAATCCGGATACAGTTAAAAAAGTTCGAAATTTGTTTGAAGAcactttaaaaatgaaaagtCCAATGGGTCATGACCCTCCTCTACTTGAAGATAACTCTGGCCTTGCACGTCGAGCCACATCCTACAGAAATTTAAGTGAGGAAACGAAGAGTAGCAAAGTTAGtggaaagaaaaaaattataaagcaatTAACAATTGATACCAACTTTGGTATTAAGAAATGGGACAACGCTAGCCTTTCTAGTGGTGTATCTAGTGGTGATTTAAGTTCTAATAACGAATACGAGACAGACGGCCTTAGTCCATATTCACAAAAAACTCTTAAAGATAATGTATATAGTTCCAGCGATGAATACCTTTGTGATTCAGCGAGTCAAGATTTTTGTTGTGAAAGTCAATATGTTAGTCCcgatattcttaaaaaaataagagaatgTGGAACTTCTGTTACTTACTATGGCGGAAAGGTTTTGAACTCCAAAACAGGTTCTACCGTTAGTCCTATGACTAAAGCTATAATGGAAGAAATAAAAAGTTTGCAAAAAAACTGTAGTCGAGACTGTTATTCATGTCAAACTAAATGTAAAGGAGAGAGATGTTCTTGTCTTGTGGCCGATAAACATCAACAAATGGTTTCAGAAAAACAAACTActgataaatatgtaaattttgaaaacaatcAGAATCTAGAGAAAAATAAACGAGCGGAAGGATTTCCGGGTTTTAAATTCAAGCTTGTAAAATCGAATAGTTGCAGCAGTCGATTAGAACTAACTGGTACAGATGAAACCAAAAGTTCCAGATTCAAATTTAGGAAACAGAATTCAAAAGAAGACCCTCCTATAGTATACGATGATGaaaattctgtaaaaaataaaatttgccgCTTAGAAAGTTATAGCAAAGGGATTGTTAACACACCATTCCAACAAAAAGATGGGGAcatcaaatcaaaaacaaatggTACTATTGAAAATGGGCAaataggtaatttaaaaaaaagtaaaatgtttgatttaacgaatgaaattgaaaatcaaAAGGTGGTAAAAGACTTAAATTCAGCCAATAATATTCAGGAATCAATAGATGCTGACAATTCGACTCTAGGTAATAAGCAAATAAATGAAgataatttcgaaaaaaaattttaCTATGTTAACGAAAATAAAGAGCAAAATAGAGTCCCAACCGAAAAGTTTGGAGAAATGGTATTCGAAGAATTCGAGGTTTTAGAAACGTGTTACGATAGTTTAAATAGTAATAGGTCTTTAAAATag
- the LOC125063903 gene encoding IST1 homolog isoform X1, with protein sequence MFSTNPNYSKLKTHLRLAINRLKLLEKKKTELAQKSRKEIAEYIAAGKSERAKIRVEHIIREDYMVEAMEIVEMYCDLVLARFGLVTQMKELDEGLSEAISTLIWVAPRMHTDVQELKIISDLFTAKYGKIYADACRSESVNTISDKLKHKMSVQSPPKILVEKYLIEIAKNYNVEYTPDEQVMREEESHDAMLIDINGPPNPPGFIGYPPPPMPQMPNLPPPTVSPFNYPNQPSGGKAGGFVANPPSMFGGPSKPMVYNVPPGVDSATLNNSFLQEEMNNLPPAYDSIAHDSPAHVPTPQPRSKVPPNNYFPELPELPSVPSDLILPSVPHSSNSNASNGTDASAPDEIDFEDLNRRFEELKKKK encoded by the exons atgttttcaacaaaTCCCAATTATTCTAAGCTAAAAACTCATTTGAGATTAGCTATTAACCGCTTAAAATTACTGGAAAAAAAGAAAACTGAATTGGCCCAAAAATCTCGTAAAGAAATAGCTGAATATATTGCTGCTGGTAAAAGTGAACGTGCTAAAATTCGTGTCGAACACATAATCAG AGAGGACTATATGGTAGAGGCGATGGAGATAGTAGAAATGTATTGTGATTTGGTGTTGGCTCGATTTGGATTGGTGACACAGATGAAAGAATTAGATGAGGGTCTTAGTGAAGCTATATCAACTCTTATTTGGGTTGCTCCAAGGATGCACACTGATGTACAG gaacttaaaataatatctgatTTATTTACTGCAAAATATGGAAAAATTTATGCTGATGCATGCCGAAGTGAGAGTGTAAATACCATTAGTGATAAGTTGAAGCATAAAATGTCAGTACAAAGTCCACCTAAAATCCTTGTGGAGAAGTATCTGATAGAAATAGCTAAGAATTATAATGTTGAATACACACCAGATGAGCAAGTAATGCGAGAGGAAGAAA GTCATGATGCAATGCTCATAGATATAAATGGACCACCAAACCCACCTGGATTTATAGGATATCCACCTCCTCCAATGCCTCAAATGCCTAATTTGCCACCACCAACAGTGTCACCATTCAATTATCCAAAT CAACCTTCTGGAGGTAAAGCTGGTGGTTTTGTTGCAAATCCACCCTCCATGTTTGGGGGGCCAAGTAAACCTATGGTCTACAATGTACCACCTGGTGTTGATTCTGCAACTCTGAACAACAGCTTTTTACag GAGGAAATGAACAATCTACCTCCTGCATATGACAGCATCGCTCATGATTcg CCAGCGCATGTACCAACACCTCAGCCACGATCGAAAGTGCCACCTAACAACTACTTTCCAGAATTACCAGAGTTGCCGTCGGTGCCATCTGATCTGATACTACCCTCGGTACCTCACAGTAGCAACTCCAATGCCTCCAACGGGACAGACGCGAGTGCTCCCGATGAGATTGACTTCGAAGATCTCAATAGACGCTTTGAAGAGTTGAAGAAAAAGAAGTAA
- the LOC125063889 gene encoding phospholipase A-2-activating protein, with protein MAIPDYKLSSVLCGHSMDVRCVATTKEFCILSASRDRTAKLWHPEGVKDFVNVVTYKGHSNFVSCVCWLPPCEAFPEGLVITGSNDNTILGYNLQDGVVQINLKGHENAVCSVSPGHDFGVLISSSWDNTARVWNLNTPQMSPVILKGHEAAVWAALELRNGTLATASADKTIKLWRKDGALLSTLTGHTDCVRGLTVASEDSFLSCSNDASIRLWTNRGECLNTYYGHTNYIYSISMNPGIPQGFVSCGEDGAVRVWAAGDCVRSLRLPAHSVWSLTCLDNGDIVTGSSDGLVRVFTKDPARYADETMLKQFEEEVQKMQAASQQEIGGFKLSELPGPEALLEPGKSDGQTKLVRRGENVKCYSWSNAENTWNEIGDVMGANPPSEGKTMYQGKEYDFVFSVDIKDGAPPIKLPFNKTEDPWVAAQAFIHKNDLPQVYLEQVANFIITNAKLDSLPATSNGFADPFTGESRYVPGATAPAGLPPPSAADPFTGAGAYTTASAAGAADKPLVPHDAYIRFDQANLKAIHDKLKEFNSKVGDGLNAFTDEQIENIVKLGELNCKFNTETVNLLKKMLEWPKEILFPVLDITRLAVRNKEINGQIFDTSYGPNFVKYLLTLLTPGNLAANQMLAMRVLVNAFSDLPGEMLVLAARESVTHALICLAQLNNNAQVAATSLLLNLSVALAQQIDNVELAECIIVLLNKITDKEAYFRGLVALGTILAESPNKLVIQTKIVSNTQLQNRLKKDSSTFDPDFKKISICSLQILKML; from the exons ATGGCTATACCAGATTATAAACTTAGTTCTGTTTTATGTGGTCATTCTATGGATGTTAGATGTGTTGCAACAACCAAAGAATTCTGTATATTATCTGCCTCTCGCGATAGAACCGCTAAATTGTGGCACCCGGAAGG AGTAAAAGACTTTGTAAATGTAGTAACTTATAAAGGACATAGTAACTTCGTATCTTGTGTATGTTGGTTGCCGCCGTGTGAAGCTTTCCCTGAAGGCCTGGTTATAACGGGTAGTAATGACAATACCATACTTGGTTATAATTTGCAAGATGGagttgttcaaattaatttgaaaggtCATGAAAATGCAGTATGCAGTGTATCTCCAGGTCATGATTTTGGAGTTCTAATAAG CTCTAGCTGGGACAATACTGCCAGGGTGTGGAATTTGAACACTCCACAAATGTCCCCAGTTATATTAAAAGGGCATGAAGCAGCAGTGTGGGCAGCCCTTGAACTTAGAAATGGTACTCTTGCTACAGCATCTGCAGATAAGACTATAAAATTGTGGAGAAAAGATGGGGCACTTCTTAGTACTTTAACAG GTCACACAGATTGTGTACGTGGTCTAACTGTAGCAAGTGAGGACAGCTTCCTCAGTTGTTCAAATGATGCCTCTATTAGATTATGGACGAATAGAGGAGAATGCCTCAATACCTATTATGGTcacacaaattatatttatag CATCAGTATGAACCCTGGCATCCCGCAGGGCTTCGTGAGCTGCGGCGAGGACGGCGCGGTGCGCGTGTGGGCGGCCGGAGACTGCGTACGCTCGCTCCGGCTGCCCGCGCACTCTGTCTGGAGCCTCACTTGCCTCGACAACGGGGACATAGTCAccg GTTCAAGTGATGGTTTGGTGCGTGTTTTTACAAAAGACCCCGCGAGATATGCAGATGAAACAATGCTCAAACAATTTGAAGAAGAAGTACAAAAAATGCAGGCTGCCTCTCAACAGGAAATTGGTGGATTCAAATTATCTGA aCTGCCGGGGCCCGAAGCACTATTAGAGCCTGGTAAGTCTGATGGACAAACAAAGTTGGTTCGTCGTGGTGAAAATGTTAAATGCTACTCTTGGAGCAACGCTGAAAACACTTGGAATGAAATTGGTGATGTAATGGGCGCAAATCCTCCTAGCGAGGGTAAGACTATGTATCAAGGCAAG gaatATGATTTCGTGTTCAGTGTCGATATTAAAGACGGCGCCCCTCCCATCAAACTACCTTTCAATAAGACTGAAGATCCATGGGTGGCTGCTCAAGCATTCATACACAA AAATGATCTACCCCAAGTATATTTAGAGCAAGTCGCCAATTTTATAATCACAAATGCGAAATTGGATTCATTGCCAGCTACGAGTAATGG GTTCGCCGACCCGTTCACGGGCGAGTCCCGCTACGTGCCGGGCGCCACCGCGCCCGCCGGCCTGCCGCCCCCCTCCGCCGCCGACCCCTTCACCGGCGCGGGCGCCTACACTACCGCCAGCGCCGCCGGCGCCGCGGACAAGCCGCTAGTGCCTCACGACGCGTATATACG aTTCGACCAAGCTAACTTAAAAGCAATACACGATAAATTAAAGGAGTTCAATAGTAAAGTAGGCGATGGTCTAAATGCATTTACAGATGAACAGATAGAAAACATTGTTAAATTAGGTGAATTG aattgtaaGTTTAATACTGAAACAGTTAACTTACTGAAGAAAATGCTAGAGTGGCCGAAAG aAATACTCTTCCCTGTTCTCGATATTACAAGATTAGCGGttagaaataaagaaataaatggaCAAATATTTGACACAAGTTACGGACCAAACTTTGTGAAATACCTCCTCACGCTGCTTACCCCAG GTAATCTGGCCGCCAATCAAATGCTCGCTATGCGCGTGTTGGTGAACGCTTTCAGCGACCTGCCCGGCGAGATGTTGGTGCTGGCTGCGAGAGAGAGCGTCACGCACGCCCTCATCTGTCTCGCTCAGCTCAACAACAACGCTCAG gTTGCAGCGACTTCATTATTACTAAACTTGTCAGTGGCTCTCGCGCAGCAAATCGATAACGTAGAGCTAGCTGAATGTATCATTGTTTTGTTGAATAAAATCACTGATAAGGAAGCTTACTTTCG gGGCTTGGTAGCACTCGGGACCATATTAGCTGAATCTCCAAACAAGCTTGTGATACAAACGAAAATTGTCTCAAATACTCAGCTACAAAACAGGTTGAAAAAAGACAGTTCAACTTTTGATCCAGACTTTAAGAAGATATCCATTTGCTCtttacaaatattgaaaatgttatgA
- the LOC125063903 gene encoding IST1 homolog isoform X2, whose product MFSTNPNYSKLKTHLRLAINRLKLLEKKKTELAQKSRKEIAEYIAAGKSERAKIRVEHIIREDYMVEAMEIVEMYCDLVLARFGLVTQMKELDEGLSEAISTLIWVAPRMHTDVQELKIISDLFTAKYGKIYADACRSESVNTISDKLKHKMSVQSPPKILVEKYLIEIAKNYNVEYTPDEQVMREEESHDAMLIDINGPPNPPGFIGYPPPPMPQMPNLPPPTVSPFNYPNQPSGGKAGGFVANPPSMFGGPSKPMVYNVPPGVDSATLNNSFLQPAHVPTPQPRSKVPPNNYFPELPELPSVPSDLILPSVPHSSNSNASNGTDASAPDEIDFEDLNRRFEELKKKK is encoded by the exons atgttttcaacaaaTCCCAATTATTCTAAGCTAAAAACTCATTTGAGATTAGCTATTAACCGCTTAAAATTACTGGAAAAAAAGAAAACTGAATTGGCCCAAAAATCTCGTAAAGAAATAGCTGAATATATTGCTGCTGGTAAAAGTGAACGTGCTAAAATTCGTGTCGAACACATAATCAG AGAGGACTATATGGTAGAGGCGATGGAGATAGTAGAAATGTATTGTGATTTGGTGTTGGCTCGATTTGGATTGGTGACACAGATGAAAGAATTAGATGAGGGTCTTAGTGAAGCTATATCAACTCTTATTTGGGTTGCTCCAAGGATGCACACTGATGTACAG gaacttaaaataatatctgatTTATTTACTGCAAAATATGGAAAAATTTATGCTGATGCATGCCGAAGTGAGAGTGTAAATACCATTAGTGATAAGTTGAAGCATAAAATGTCAGTACAAAGTCCACCTAAAATCCTTGTGGAGAAGTATCTGATAGAAATAGCTAAGAATTATAATGTTGAATACACACCAGATGAGCAAGTAATGCGAGAGGAAGAAA GTCATGATGCAATGCTCATAGATATAAATGGACCACCAAACCCACCTGGATTTATAGGATATCCACCTCCTCCAATGCCTCAAATGCCTAATTTGCCACCACCAACAGTGTCACCATTCAATTATCCAAAT CAACCTTCTGGAGGTAAAGCTGGTGGTTTTGTTGCAAATCCACCCTCCATGTTTGGGGGGCCAAGTAAACCTATGGTCTACAATGTACCACCTGGTGTTGATTCTGCAACTCTGAACAACAGCTTTTTACag CCAGCGCATGTACCAACACCTCAGCCACGATCGAAAGTGCCACCTAACAACTACTTTCCAGAATTACCAGAGTTGCCGTCGGTGCCATCTGATCTGATACTACCCTCGGTACCTCACAGTAGCAACTCCAATGCCTCCAACGGGACAGACGCGAGTGCTCCCGATGAGATTGACTTCGAAGATCTCAATAGACGCTTTGAAGAGTTGAAGAAAAAGAAGTAA